The sequence below is a genomic window from Sorangiineae bacterium MSr12523.
CCTCGTGGCAAAGGGCCCTGCGGCCAACCACGCGGATCTTCTACATCGAGAGCATCACGAACCCGATCCTCGAGGTCGTCGACTTCATGGCGGTCATCGAGTTTTGCCGCGCCAAAGGCCTGGTGTCGGTCATCGACAACACGTGCGCCACGCCGGTGAACTTCCGGCCCATCGAGGTGGGCGTCGATCTCGTGCTGCACAGCGCGACGAAATACCTCAATGGGCACTCGGACATCGTGGCCGGTGCGGTGATGGGCAGCAGCGGGCACATCGAGGCGATCAAGCGCAAGCTGGATCACTTGGGTGGCTCGCTCGATCCGCATGCGTGCTTCCTCTTGCATCGCGGGCTGAAGACCCTCGCACTGCGTGTGCGCCATCAAAACGAGAGCGCGCTGCAGGTGGCGCGTTTCCTCGAGCAGCATCCCGCGGTGGCGAAGGTCAATTACCCGGGCCTCGAGACGCACCCGCGGCATGCGCGCGCACGCGAGTACTTCCGCGGCTCGGGAGGGCTCCTCAGCTTCGAGCTGAAAGGCGGGGTCGCCGCCGCGGACCATCTTTTCGGGCGCATCGAGCTGCCCGCCATCGCGCCCAGCCTGGGCGGACCGGAAACGTTGATTACGCGCCCTGCCACCACGTCGCACGCCGGCATGGAATCCGACGAGCGCGCGCAACAGGGCATCTCGGACGCACTCATCCGCGTATCGATTGGCCTCGAGGCCACCGAGGACCTGATCGACGACTTCGGCCAGGCCCTCGACGGCAGCTACTAATCCTCGTCCTCGTCCTCGCTTTCGGCGGGGACGACGCGGCCGCCGGGCTTCAGGGCTTCGTCGACGTCCAGGCCGATGAAGAAGCGGGGCGGTGGAACGTCGCCCCGCTGGCGCGCGGCGGAATCGGCGCGCTGGGCGACGTCGAGGAGGATGCCGCGCTCACGGCTCGAGCGACCGGGGCCGCTGCGGTCCATCCAGAAATAGCTGCGCGGGCGCACGTCCACGTGCACGAACGAGGCAATCGGGTACACGCCCACGCCGACGAACCCCGTTTCGCGCGCGAAGCGGGCGACGTCGAGATCGGCGGCGCCGGGGACCACGAAGTCGATGGCGATGCCGCGCCCGTGAAGGCCTTGCCCCGTACCGTCGGGCTTGGGCGTGCGGTACCCGGAGATGATGCGGATCTCGTGGGCGTTGAAGTGGCGCTGGATGCGGTAGATGACATCGAGCGTGCGCGGCTCGACGGGGTGCTCGTTGTTCTCGGCCGAGCGCAGCACGTGCGCCGCCTTGTCGAGCTCCTCGGCGGCGAACCCACCTTCGTCGCTGGCCGCGATCAGCTCCGCCACCTCTTTGATGTAGACCGCATTCAATACGAGCTTGGGCCGCCCCGACGCATCGAGCGGCGCCTTGGCGCCTTTCGTCGGAGTATGCAGCGCGCGGACGCTATGAAAGAAACCCGACGGCGCCGTCGGACGGGCCGCGCGGCTCGGAAAACTGCGCACCGGCCGCGCCGGACGCCGCTGCGCCCACGCCGCATCCGAGCTGGCCACGAGCGCAAGCCCCACCATCCCCAGCACGGCCGGCTTCCAATGCGAGATTCGCATGACGATTCCCCCTTACGTCGGCTGGAAGGTGTCGACCACGCGAAGCAACTCGCGCACGACCGGAGCCACCGACTCCCCTTGATGAACGATCTCCACGAGCGAGTAACGGTTCGCCCCGCGCATCAAGATCTCGCGACTGAAGTTCGTGTACGGCGCCTTCGAGGCCTTCACGTTGCGTTTGACCACGTATTCGCGGCCCTGCGAGGTGAGGCTGGCCACGGGAACGCGCCCCGCAACGACCTCGGCCCCCGCGGTCTTCGCGTCTTCCTCGTAGCGCGCGAGCACGTCGCCCCACGAATCGCCTGCTGGGTCGAGCCGCTCGTAAACGGCAAAGACGTATTGGTTCGGGGAGACGTATTCGATGAAGCGCTTTTGCGGCGTCAGGCTCGCGCGGCGAATGATCCAGTTTCTCGGACGCGAGAAACGCACGGTGCCGCCCAAGATGGCAACGCCGATGTACTCCCCGGTGGCGTCGCGGTAATCGAGCGACGGATACGCCGTTTCGAAGGTATTTTTCGGGCCTCCGGGCAGATCGTCGTACTGGTAAAAGGTGTGGTTGTCATAGGCCGAAGCCGGGGGCCCGCTGGCGCAACCCACGAGCGGAACGGCGGCAAGCAACAACCCGACGAAGGAGAAGAGCGTTCGCTTCACGGGAACGAGAATATCGGATCTCGCCAGCCGAGCGCCAACGCGATATGACCTTGCACCATGAGTGCATGGGGCGTTGGCTCGTTGGGGTGCGTGGCGGGAATCGTACTTGTGAGCGCGGCGTTGGGATGCGGGGGCGGGCACTATCAGCCTGCGCCGCTTCAGCCTTCTGTCTGCTCGGGCGTCGATCTGCAGCCGGCATCGACCGCCTTGGACGAGCGCGCGCTGCTGGATTTCCTCAAAGCCCAGGGCGTGCAAACCCGGACGGAGCAGAAGCGTGGCGACCTGGTGTACGTCGAGGTACTCAACCCCCAGAACAACAAGTTGCTCCGGCTCCGGGTGGCCATCCTCCCCTCGGCCATGGCGGCCGGAAAAGAGCTTCACGAGGCCATGCTCCAGCACAAAAAGGGCTCCTGGGGCGTCCACCGGGGCAACCTCGCGGTGCTTGGGCCGGTCAGCGACATGAATGAGATCCTCAGCTTCGCCAGCCGGACGAAGCTCGCATGCTGGGGCGTCCTCACGGTCGCCGCCTCGGCGGACGAGGCCGTGGTCATCCCGGGCGGCTACCGGGAGATTTAGGGGTTAGGGGTTAGGGGTTAGGGAGAGAAAAAAACGGGCTCGAGGTCAGGATGACGGCACCTCTCCCCTAAACCCTCCACCCTAGACCCTCCACCCTTTTTCGTGACGCCGCGAAAAACCGGAAACGAGGTCGGAGCGCGGGCCGAACTAGAGGGAAAGGGGACTCACTGTCATGACTCCTTCTCACCTCGCGGTCCGTTACGCCGTAGATAAAATGAACATTGCTCTTCGTGAGCGTTACGAAGAGCTTCAGACCCTTCTCGCCGAGGCCACGGGCAAGGACGTCCGCGCTCGCTACCGCATCGGCCGACTCATTGCCGACGTCAAAGGCTCCGAACAACGCTACGGGGCACGCGCCGTCAAAAATCTCGCCGCCGCGCTCGGGCGCGACGAGGCGACGCTCTACCGCTTCGCCCTGGTCGCCGAAGCGTGGACGGAGAGCGAGCTCGAGACGCTGCTCGCGCGCAAGACGCCGCATGGCGAGCCCCTCTCGTTCTCCCACTTGGTGGAGCTCGCGCAGATGGCGAGCAAGTCGGAACGCACGGAGATGCTGGAATACGCCCTCGCCTACGGCGTATCCGTCCGGGAACTGATCGACGCCATCGCCGACACCGGCGAAGGCCGCAACGACTCCCCGAACGACGCACCGCCGTCGATTGATTCCCTCTTGCGGCGGGTCGCCAGCACCTGCAACGCCGTGCAGCGCAAGATTGAAATCAGCGAGCGCCTGCTCTCGCAACTCGAAAGGACCGAGCCCAAGTCGGGCTGCTCGTTGGACGATCTGCTCGCACGAGCGGTGTCGTCCCAACGTGCCATCCTGGAAGCCTCGGCCCGATCCATCGAGAAGCTGGAACGTGCGCGCCGGCGTCTCACGCCTGCCTCACCGGAAACCGGCGTGCTGCTCTCCGCCTCCGAGACCAAGGCGGCTCGCTCGATGAGCGCAGAGGACTGGCGACAAACGGAGGCCACGAAGGTCGCCGCCCCTGCCCGTCGTCTGCGAAGCGGAAAGAAAGCTCCGGCTTTGCCGAAGGTCGCGTCGAAATCTCCCGAGCCGCCGCCCTCGCAAACGAGCCTTCGGCCGTCGTCCCGGAACGGCGGCTCCCGAACGCCGCGCCTCCTCGCGGGGTTCGTTCGGTAGCAAACGGACCGGCTGGGCCTCTTTTTTTTCCCAAGCGAGAGGGCTCCCTCCATTCGGAGGCGAACCTCTCGCTTGGGCCATTTAAAGGGCCCCGAATTTCGGGACACGATTACTTAGCGCAGTGACGCGATTCCAAAGTTTCGTCTTGAAACAATGTAATCTAACGCACTGCGCAGCGATATTTTCCACACGTTTCCGTGTTCATTGCGGGCTCCGCACAATGCGAAAATCAATCGTGATTGCGCACCATTGATATAGAACCACTATCAATTTGGCTGGTTCCGGTAGATACCACTTCGAGGCCATTTTCGCGGCCCGCGCCACCCGGTCGGACCGGGCGCAACCGAAAAACGGAAACGCGTCGCGTCATTTTTGGAGAATATGCAGTAATATTCGCTAATTGAAATTTAGATTCGATGTGGGTGCAAGTGTCGGCGCGTTACGCTTAGATCGGTATTTACATGGTATTAAAGTGGTAGTAAGCGTTGGTAATAATGATGACCTCGGGCGGGAGATCGAAGTCGTCGGCCATTCAGATGCCTCTGTCCTCAGCGTCTCATTTCGGACGCATGCTCGGGGGGAGCGTCGCCATGCGCAGGCTCTACCCGCTGTGCGAGCGGCTCGCAGGCTCCAACGTGCCACTCATCGTCGAGGGGGAGACGGGGACGGGTAAAGAGGTGCTTGCTGAGTCGCTGCACGACCAGGGTCCGCGCGCGCGCGAACCCTTCACCGTGTTCGACTGTACCGCGGTGCCGCCAAACCTCGTGGAGGCGGCGCTGTTCGGACACGAGCGCGGCGCCTTCACCGGCGCCACCGAACTTCGCCAGGGCGTCTTCGAGCAAGCCCACGGCGGAACCCTCCTCATCGACGAGATCGGCGACTTGGAGCTCGAGCTGCAGGCCAAGCTGCTGCGCGCCATCGAGCGCTCGGAGATCCGACGCATCGGCGGCAAACAGTGGATCCGGGTGGATGTGCGCATCATCGCTGCCACCCGGCGCAACCTGGACGAGGAGGTGGCCGCCGGCCGCTTCCGCGACGACTTGTTCTATCGGCTCGCCGTGGCCCGGCTCGAGCTTCCCCCTTTGCGCGCGCGGACGGGTGACATCCGGCTCCTCGCGAGCCACTTCTGGAACCGCCTCGCCGGGTCGAAGGTCCCCATCGCGGACGACTTCGTCGCGCAGTTGGAGAGCTACTCCTGGCCGGGCAACGTGCGCGAGCTGCAGAACACCGTGGCCCGCCGTGTGGTGCTCGGGGATCTCATGGGAGGGGAAGCCATTGCGCCCCCGTCCTCGCGATCCCTTCGTTCGACGACGCCCCTCGAGGTCGTGCCGAACCCGAAACCGCCGCCCCGTACCCAGTCGGATCCGGGCGACGTCATCGCCGATGTCATCGCCTGTGGCCTTCCCCTGCCCCGCGCACGCGAACGCGTGCTCGAGGCATTCGAGCGCCGCTACGTGAAGCACCTGGTCGACAAACACCGAGGCAACGTCGCGCGTGCGGCCGCGGCCTCGGGCGTGGCCCTGCGCTACTTCCAGGTTCTACGCGCCCGCACGAAGCGGCGCGAAGAAGAAACCTGAAACGTTTCGTTGTTGGCGTAGGTTTCCCGGGCCCGTGCACACCCCTTATGACAGGGTGCACGGGCCCGCTCCGTTTTGTTACTGCAGTCCGTTGAACACGGCCGAAACGAGCTCGCCGTTCGACGTGTCCCCGCTCAGCTCCCAGAACATGCCGCCGCCGAGGCTCTTGCTCTTGATGTAGCTCGTCTTGGTGCCGATCGACGTGGGCGTGTCGTAGCTCCAGAACTCGGAGCCGTTGAAGATCCAATAGGCCTTGGTGTCGGGGTGGTAGTACCCCTGGAAGCCCTTGTTTTTGAGCACTTTGTAGTCGTCGATGCCCTGCTCGTAGGTGCCCTGCGCCGCGCCGGTCGCCTTCTGGTAGACGCCGTTGCTGGCGTTGGTCACGCCCGTCCACCCGCGACCGTAGAACGGGATGCCGACGACCAGCTTGTTCGACGGCGTTCCGCCATTGAGCCAGAGCGAGACGGCTTCGTCAGTGCTGAACTTGAGCGCCTTCGACGGGTTCGACGCCGAGTTGTAGAGCGCCGAGTGGAAGTTCGTCGTGGTCTCCCACGCGCCGTGGAAGTCGTAGGTCATCAGGTTGATGAAGTCGAGGTACTGATGGATCGACCCGACTTGGATCTTGCTGATCTTGTCCGGCCCTGCGGGCGCGGCGATGGTGAGAAGGCTCCCCGCCTTTGCCGCATTGAGCTGGCTGCGGAACTCGGCGAGCAGCGCGGTGAAGTTCTGCGTGTCCTCCGGGCGGAAGTTGCAGGTGTTTCCGCACGCACCCGGGTACTCCCAGTCGACGTCGATGCCGTCGAAGAGGCCCGCCCAGCGGCTGTCCTTGATGTAGAGGTCGACGCACGACTTCACGAAGGCCGAGCGGTTCGCCGGGAGCGCCGCATCGGAGAAGCCCGAGGACCACGACCAGCCGCCGAGCGAGATGAGGACCTTGATGTTCGGGTACTTCTTCTTGAGCTTCTTCAGCTGGTTGAAGTTCCCGCGCAGCGCACCGGTGTCCCAGGTGTCGGACACGCCGTCGACGCTACCCGCCGCGTCGTAGTACTTGTCGTAGTCCGAGTACGTGTCGCCGAGCTGGCAGCGGTTGCCCACCACGTTCGCGAAGGCGTAGTTGATGTGCGTCAACTTGCTCGCCGAGCCGCTCGTGACGATGTTCTTCACGTGGTAGTTGCGCCCATAGACGCCCCACTCGGTGAAGTAACCGATCACGCGCTTGCCGGCCGCCGCCACCGCGTTGGTCTCGAGCTCTCCCGCCCCCTCGGGCGAGACGTTGGTCGAACGGTCTTCGCTTTCGGAGGCGCCGGTGCATCCGAAGGCACTCAAGGCCAATGCTGTGACGAGCGAGAGCCGGCATACGGCCCCATGCGAGCGGTGCGACATGTTCGAGAGCTCCTTCTGCGCGAGAATTTCCGGCGCATCCGGCGTTAGTGCAGCCCTCGTGCCGCGTGGAAATGCGCGGGATCCTTCGGGTGTTTTCGCATCGATTTCACGTTGCCTGCATGATCCACGCGATCACACATCATGATCGACGCGATCATGCGGTGCATTGGATCATGGCAGGCGAAGGTGCGGCGGCGAAAGGCGAACGCACGATGCGACCCCGCCGTCCGGGAGAAGCTCCAAAGCGCGGCGGCGCTTCGTGGGGCACAGCCCCACCGGATGATCGCATCGTGCGTCGTACTTAGCTTCGTCCGCCCGATTGGGAACGTTGCGCGCTAATCGATGCCTCGTTCCAGCTCATTTGCGTGCCGCACGGACGGAGACGCGGCGGGCTTCGAGGGACGCGGCGAGGACGTGGAGCGCGGGGACGGGCTGCGCGACGGCGGGGCGGGTTCGTCCTCGCTCGGAGCCGATGCCGTCGGCGGCACACCCGTCGGCGATGCGGCAGGTTTGGGCGCGGCGGCGGTGGCCGAAAGGGAGGGCGACGCGACGGCGGGCGCCGTCGGTTTGATCGACGCTCGCGCC
It includes:
- a CDS encoding aminotransferase class I/II-fold pyridoxal phosphate-dependent enzyme, yielding MTSLKGERRLETELVHAGELRPRIAGAVNAPIFQSSTFEFANEGSYHDVRYIRLNNTPNHVILHEKLARLERAEAALVTSSGMAAISATFLGLLSQGDHIIAHRSLYGGTHSFVAKDLPKLGIETTFVDADDPASWQRALRPTTRIFYIESITNPILEVVDFMAVIEFCRAKGLVSVIDNTCATPVNFRPIEVGVDLVLHSATKYLNGHSDIVAGAVMGSSGHIEAIKRKLDHLGGSLDPHACFLLHRGLKTLALRVRHQNESALQVARFLEQHPAVAKVNYPGLETHPRHARAREYFRGSGGLLSFELKGGVAAADHLFGRIELPAIAPSLGGPETLITRPATTSHAGMESDERAQQGISDALIRVSIGLEATEDLIDDFGQALDGSY
- a CDS encoding DUF882 domain-containing protein, with translation MRISHWKPAVLGMVGLALVASSDAAWAQRRPARPVRSFPSRAARPTAPSGFFHSVRALHTPTKGAKAPLDASGRPKLVLNAVYIKEVAELIAASDEGGFAAEELDKAAHVLRSAENNEHPVEPRTLDVIYRIQRHFNAHEIRIISGYRTPKPDGTGQGLHGRGIAIDFVVPGAADLDVARFARETGFVGVGVYPIASFVHVDVRPRSYFWMDRSGPGRSSRERGILLDVAQRADSAARQRGDVPPPRFFIGLDVDEALKPGGRVVPAESEDEDED
- a CDS encoding sigma-54 dependent transcriptional regulator, translating into MRRLYPLCERLAGSNVPLIVEGETGTGKEVLAESLHDQGPRAREPFTVFDCTAVPPNLVEAALFGHERGAFTGATELRQGVFEQAHGGTLLIDEIGDLELELQAKLLRAIERSEIRRIGGKQWIRVDVRIIAATRRNLDEEVAAGRFRDDLFYRLAVARLELPPLRARTGDIRLLASHFWNRLAGSKVPIADDFVAQLESYSWPGNVRELQNTVARRVVLGDLMGGEAIAPPSSRSLRSTTPLEVVPNPKPPPRTQSDPGDVIADVIACGLPLPRARERVLEAFERRYVKHLVDKHRGNVARAAAASGVALRYFQVLRARTKRREEET
- a CDS encoding glycoside hydrolase family 18 protein; its protein translation is MSHRSHGAVCRLSLVTALALSAFGCTGASESEDRSTNVSPEGAGELETNAVAAAGKRVIGYFTEWGVYGRNYHVKNIVTSGSASKLTHINYAFANVVGNRCQLGDTYSDYDKYYDAAGSVDGVSDTWDTGALRGNFNQLKKLKKKYPNIKVLISLGGWSWSSGFSDAALPANRSAFVKSCVDLYIKDSRWAGLFDGIDVDWEYPGACGNTCNFRPEDTQNFTALLAEFRSQLNAAKAGSLLTIAAPAGPDKISKIQVGSIHQYLDFINLMTYDFHGAWETTTNFHSALYNSASNPSKALKFSTDEAVSLWLNGGTPSNKLVVGIPFYGRGWTGVTNASNGVYQKATGAAQGTYEQGIDDYKVLKNKGFQGYYHPDTKAYWIFNGSEFWSYDTPTSIGTKTSYIKSKSLGGGMFWELSGDTSNGELVSAVFNGLQ